A DNA window from Comamonas sp. 26 contains the following coding sequences:
- a CDS encoding ThiF family adenylyltransferase — MRMIKDALDQLRQHRGIARVGAPSESDGLVQVEVDIPVELPSRAIALGVSATGVRAVETCTLVFRNWPMQSPRVLLRPDFPRNLPHINPGAAGTPVNPCIFEGSIDELLHRLGLDAVIDQIIDWLTKAAGGYLIDPAQGWEPTRRDSCPSIIVASADKLIAVTPLTGEIYESGAGYVCIEDGIYAYLDEGILSAPGLKFSQETKTVGKQQTQAGICPVLAVRAPVRVDGAHVVSTYHPESVVDLPSLLERARLAGVDSEALNQKLAQVYQDSVWASDANPRTWSAGLYVIVILLVERPTHLIGAPERRIEVLPYVVRFNVNPSDLFQREATAHPAFHSHSLTSQLLAQASGKSAKDLSKKIVFLGAGSLGSKLALHLGRAGFGSLALVDNDRMSPHNLARHALLRYSPAIDGNKAEMMREALAALSHYEVKSSSDNAVMLLKSEARFSEVVEGDVAFLIDSTASLQVLAALATSEPLDQHGVRVVRAQLYSFGRCAVLTREGKGRTTRADDLNALAFEIARGTPSVRSAITGGESNLARLFVGDNCSSLTMPMPDSVISRAASSMSIQIEHWLSEGCSDDGELCIGIEDASGLGLLWSKCTVSPTTVIPRKDRTGWEVRVLHHVASAIDADARKWGALETGGALVGRVNNETRTVTVTGLIAPPPDSTRSPVEFTLGTEGLAQALRQAHSDSAGHLMFVGTWHSHPMGGGHSGIDRQTLRKIAEIGNGLPMLSLVWTPHGFICEVEKV, encoded by the coding sequence ATGCGCATGATTAAAGACGCGCTTGACCAACTCAGACAACATCGTGGCATCGCGCGGGTTGGAGCCCCTTCTGAGTCAGATGGCCTAGTGCAAGTTGAAGTAGATATTCCCGTTGAGCTTCCGAGTCGGGCCATCGCGCTTGGAGTTTCTGCAACTGGGGTTCGTGCTGTCGAGACCTGCACTCTGGTGTTCCGCAATTGGCCCATGCAGTCACCTCGGGTTCTTTTGAGACCCGACTTTCCGCGAAATCTGCCGCATATCAACCCAGGCGCTGCAGGCACTCCAGTCAATCCTTGTATCTTTGAGGGATCCATCGACGAGTTGCTACACCGGCTCGGACTCGATGCCGTAATCGACCAAATAATTGATTGGCTGACCAAAGCGGCAGGTGGGTACCTTATTGATCCAGCCCAAGGTTGGGAACCCACGCGCCGCGACAGCTGCCCCTCAATCATTGTTGCCAGCGCGGATAAGCTGATCGCCGTAACACCGTTAACCGGAGAGATCTACGAGTCAGGGGCAGGCTATGTCTGCATTGAAGATGGAATCTACGCTTACTTGGATGAGGGCATTCTATCTGCACCAGGTTTGAAGTTCAGCCAGGAAACCAAGACTGTTGGCAAACAACAAACTCAAGCGGGGATATGTCCCGTTTTGGCAGTACGTGCGCCTGTCAGAGTTGATGGGGCACACGTCGTGTCCACTTATCACCCGGAGTCAGTTGTTGATCTTCCGTCTTTGCTTGAGCGGGCGCGACTTGCCGGTGTAGATAGCGAAGCGTTAAACCAAAAGTTGGCGCAGGTTTATCAAGATAGCGTGTGGGCGTCAGACGCAAATCCGAGAACGTGGTCTGCGGGTCTCTATGTAATCGTCATACTGCTCGTGGAGAGGCCAACCCACCTAATTGGTGCTCCAGAACGCCGCATTGAAGTCCTGCCGTATGTAGTTCGATTCAACGTAAATCCAAGTGATCTTTTCCAGAGAGAGGCGACAGCTCATCCAGCCTTTCATAGCCACTCGCTAACCTCTCAGTTGTTGGCACAAGCGTCCGGAAAAAGTGCAAAAGATCTGTCAAAAAAGATAGTGTTCTTAGGAGCTGGCAGCCTGGGCTCAAAGTTGGCACTCCACCTTGGACGAGCTGGGTTTGGAAGCCTTGCTCTTGTTGACAACGACCGTATGTCGCCGCACAACTTGGCGCGCCACGCACTACTCAGATACAGCCCAGCAATCGATGGCAACAAGGCTGAAATGATGCGGGAGGCGTTGGCTGCACTCTCCCATTATGAAGTCAAATCTTCTTCCGACAATGCCGTCATGCTGCTAAAGAGCGAAGCTCGATTTAGCGAGGTGGTTGAAGGAGATGTGGCATTCCTCATTGACTCGACAGCATCCTTGCAAGTACTGGCAGCCCTGGCGACAAGTGAACCGTTGGATCAACATGGAGTAAGGGTAGTGCGCGCCCAGCTGTATTCCTTTGGTCGCTGTGCGGTACTTACTCGTGAGGGCAAGGGAAGGACAACTCGTGCAGACGATCTAAACGCATTGGCATTCGAGATTGCGAGAGGGACCCCATCGGTTAGATCGGCCATCACAGGTGGAGAAAGCAATCTAGCCCGACTTTTTGTAGGGGACAACTGCAGCTCTCTGACCATGCCGATGCCCGACTCGGTGATTTCCAGGGCTGCCTCATCGATGAGCATTCAGATAGAACATTGGCTGTCTGAAGGTTGTAGTGATGATGGTGAACTGTGCATCGGTATCGAGGATGCGTCTGGCTTGGGCTTGCTGTGGAGTAAGTGCACCGTTTCGCCAACAACAGTAATACCGCGAAAGGATAGAACAGGCTGGGAGGTTCGAGTGCTTCATCACGTCGCCAGTGCAATCGATGCAGACGCGCGGAAATGGGGGGCACTCGAAACCGGCGGAGCTCTTGTCGGCCGAGTGAACAATGAGACCCGTACCGTAACGGTGACTGGGCTAATTGCGCCTCCCCCCGATAGTACGCGCTCCCCAGTCGAGTTCACTTTGGGTACAGAGGGGCTGGCTCAAGCGCTACGACAGGCACACAGTGATAGTGCAGGGCACCTCATGTTTGTTGGGACTTGGCATAGCCACCCGATGGGTGGGGGTCATTCCGGCATTGATCGACAAACTCTTAGAAAAATTGCAGAAATAGGAAATGGCTTACCGATGCTTTCTTTGGTGTGGACACCTCATGGATTCATTTGTGAGGTTGAAAAGGTTTGA